The following proteins are encoded in a genomic region of Amycolatopsis sulphurea:
- a CDS encoding glycosyltransferase family 2 protein: MTPAVSCLMITRDRPALAARAIGCFARQRYAARELVIVNQGGAEYRARLADLARAHEISDVRIIDADPGLRLGALRNISLDAAEGDLVCIWDDDDCSHPDRLAVQVRELLGNDAHTCFLSDHLQLFEQDGSLYWIDWTLPEPKARFPLLPGTMLMTNDRRFRYPESGRYEHFGEDWGVLIELHEQVRVHHISGHGHLYLYSYHGENTFPLAHHRKIGIRARPHAAMSVLEPEIRAAMAHYPVPRPVLVHGAEGPMYSISEGPGEDTWH; this comes from the coding sequence ATGACCCCTGCGGTGAGCTGCCTGATGATCACCCGGGATCGGCCGGCGCTGGCCGCCAGGGCGATCGGGTGCTTCGCCCGGCAGCGCTATGCCGCCCGCGAGCTGGTCATCGTCAATCAGGGCGGCGCCGAGTACCGAGCCCGGCTGGCCGATCTGGCGCGGGCGCACGAGATCAGCGACGTCCGGATCATCGACGCCGATCCCGGTCTGCGGCTGGGCGCGCTGCGCAACATCTCGCTCGACGCGGCCGAGGGCGATCTCGTCTGCATCTGGGACGACGACGACTGCAGTCACCCGGACCGGCTGGCGGTCCAGGTGCGCGAGCTGCTCGGCAACGACGCGCACACCTGCTTCCTCAGCGACCATCTGCAACTGTTCGAACAGGACGGAAGCCTGTACTGGATCGATTGGACCCTGCCGGAGCCGAAGGCCCGGTTTCCGTTGCTGCCCGGCACCATGCTGATGACCAACGACCGGCGCTTCCGGTACCCGGAATCAGGCCGCTACGAGCATTTCGGCGAGGACTGGGGCGTGCTGATCGAGCTGCACGAGCAGGTCCGGGTGCACCACATCAGCGGCCACGGCCACCTGTATCTGTACAGCTACCACGGCGAGAATACCTTTCCCCTGGCACACCACCGGAAGATCGGGATCCGCGCCCGGCCGCACGCGGCGATGTCCGTGCTGGAGCCGGAGATCCGGGCGGCGATGGCGCACTACCCCGTGCCACGGCCGGTCCTGGTGCACGGGGCGGAAGGACCGATGTACTCGATCAGCGAAGGCCCCGGGGAGGACACATGGCACTGA
- a CDS encoding GNAT family N-acetyltransferase, which yields MALKTVDYTERPDLWKRMPELFEGVWPEYNLHGDVIPGYWDRLHELFGNYQLVSHDPDTDDVLATARGIPCRWDGSHESLGPGLDAAIVAGFAEHDAGIAPNTLCALGIEVAPRHQGRKLATTMLEALRSTARAAGFGHVIVPLRPTWKDRYPLVPIGRYASWTREDGAAFDPWIRTHLRGGGVVAAAIPESSLITGTIAEWESWTGLSFPETGDYVFPHGLATVRIDREAEMGTYWEPNVWMVHESGLSR from the coding sequence ATGGCACTGAAGACGGTCGATTACACGGAGCGGCCGGATCTGTGGAAACGGATGCCCGAGCTGTTCGAGGGGGTCTGGCCGGAATACAATCTGCACGGCGACGTGATCCCCGGCTATTGGGATCGTTTGCACGAGCTTTTCGGCAATTATCAGCTGGTGTCGCACGATCCGGACACCGACGACGTGCTCGCCACCGCCCGGGGAATTCCGTGTCGATGGGACGGCAGCCACGAGAGCCTGGGTCCAGGGCTCGACGCCGCCATCGTCGCCGGTTTCGCCGAGCACGACGCCGGGATCGCCCCGAACACGCTGTGCGCGCTGGGCATCGAGGTGGCGCCCCGCCACCAGGGCCGGAAGCTGGCCACGACGATGCTGGAAGCGCTGCGTTCCACGGCCCGCGCCGCCGGTTTCGGCCACGTGATCGTCCCCCTTCGGCCGACGTGGAAGGACCGCTACCCGCTGGTGCCGATCGGCCGTTACGCGTCCTGGACCCGCGAGGACGGGGCCGCGTTCGACCCGTGGATTCGCACTCACCTGCGCGGCGGCGGGGTGGTCGCGGCGGCCATTCCGGAGTCGTCGCTGATCACCGGCACCATCGCGGAATGGGAGTCGTGGACCGGCCTGAGTTTTCCCGAAACCGGCGATTACGTATTCCCGCACGGCCTCGCGACCGTGCGGATCGACAGGGAGGCGGAAATGGGCACCTATTGGGAGCCGAATGTCTGGATGGTCCACGAGTCCGGGCTGTCGCGATGA